The genomic DNA ACAGAGAGAAATCCTTGTTGGAGCTCTTTAGCCCTCCTTACTTGCTATTAAGGCAGTAGCTTTGTCTCAGAGGATTAATACATATCCAGCGGCTATTTTAAGGCCCTAGGAGTGAGTGTGGGTGTTGCTAGAGGATTGACAGCGGCCCCGGGGGCTGTCACGGATGGTCAGCTGGCCGTGCTGGGCGGGCTCTGCAGCCGCTGCCTCCGGACACCGCTaacccctccctgcccctgaaCCCCTGGAAACCAACATTCCTCCAGACCCTGTGAGTGAGGATGCTTTGCACCTCATGTGAGGTTTGGTCATAGTCCAAAGATGCTTTAGCGCCTaagctgagagagaaaacaaatacagccCAGTATCCTCCCCTCATCCTTCGTGGGGTAGCGCTCTCAGTGTCTCTCCCTGTGTCATCTTGCTCCATCTTGTTGTTTCTCCCTGATAAGTCTCCCATACTCTGTTTCCTCCCCTGAGTGAGCCTTGGTCACACagagaaatctgcatttttctcttcttgactCAAACATTGCTGAAGAAGTCTGGTGCCAGGCATGGCTGGGCTCTGAACTGTTTTCTGCTATTCCCCAGTGCCCTTCTGTCATGGGTGAAATGGTCTGTTGTGACATGTGCTCTTAACCATTCCCAACATATTCTCTGTTTCAGGTGGTCTAAGCACAGCTGTGGGTTATCCACTGGACACAGTAAAGGTACCTGTTGGAGCTTTATTTCTTGACTAtagaacaaaaacaaagaggCCCATTtgtttcccctctccttttcagataaaaatgtCCCATTGTAATACTTTATCTGCATTACATCTCCATATCTCGCTGTATTTGGTTGTGTGTTGCTAGACAGACACAAAAAGATCACACTCACAGCATCAGGTTGTAAGATAAGAAAGAAGACAGTTTATTTGGGAATTTGATTTATATAGTTTCTGGAGTTTGATCAGGGATTGGGGTACAAGGTTGACACTTCTCcgaccccactggtcaaactaaATGTCtatcaatttgtccttcctcCAGGAAAGGAATGCTTAATGGAATGCATAATTTACAAAACATTACTCTCTGTTTATATTACAATGCGTAAGAAAACTccagtaaaaaaatataaacatcaaaaaactaaaaaatcaGAGCAACAGTTATGCTTGtctctaacaaaaaaaaattaaattgtttggTGATGTTCTTTTATGTTAATTATCTGGTTTGCTGCTATGgcatttgttgttttatttatttttaatctgatgTCTGCATTTTAAAGTTGTCCCTGTATTCCTAGGTGAGAATTCAGACTGAGAATCACTACAGAGGATTTTGGCACTGTGTTCAGGAAACATACAGGACAGAAAAGGTAGGTGCCTCTCATCAGAATTGCTGATACCAGTTTCAAGTGCCTTGTTTCAGAGAAGTAGAGCTGCCTCTGTCAGTTTGGGGAGCATGAGTACTGGTGTCATACAAGCATCTGTTGGGAGAGGGGTCATGGTGAAATTTAGCTTTGCTGATGAGCTGTAAGGTGGGAATAAGTTTTGACTCAGCGATGCACAGCCGGTGCCTCTGGACAGATGCTGTCCCATGCCATCCTCCCTTAAAAGTCgcctttctccttctgtttcccACGAGGTCCGGGGATTTTACAAAGGTGTGACTGCGTCAGTGCTGGCTGTGTCAGTGGTGTCCTCTGTCTCCTTTGGCACGTACAAAAACGCCCTGGGTGCCCTGTGCAAGCTGCGGTACGGGGCTGCAGACGCCCAGCCCTCCAAGCTGGATGTTTCCCTCGCCGGAGCCActgccggcgctgcccgggTAGGTCAACAGCCCGCAGGGAAAGCACAACAAGGGATCTTGTTCACAAACATGGGCGGCTGGAGAAGCAGGGAATGTTTTTTCAGTCCCAGAGGCCACAGGGGAGCCTGACACAAGTCTGGTGGGTTTGTTTTCGCAGGGGAGGTCATGCTCTGGCCACACTGACCCTTTCCTGGCCGGCTCCGTGGCGAGGCCAAGTCCTGCTGGGCAGCTCGTGCAGGATTTGGTTTGGAGCGACAGAACGCTTAAGAACATGCCATTAAAATGACACAGACCTTGGCAGCAAATGCaggacaagaaagaaaacacagcataGGCAGCAAACTCCCCAAGGGGCTGCTGCAATGGTGTGTTTATATAAGAAATATATAACTCTGAGTTAATGCACAGGTCGgtgctttcccagcagctgcaccagcaTCGCTGCAGGAATGGGCAGGGCTCAGTGCTGCCTTGCCAGGAGTTAAAACTCACTGGAGCACCACTGAGAAGTGATGCTGCCTGGCAAACGTGCAGGATCCTGGGACAGGGAGGCAAGGCTGGGTCCAGGAGCTGTTTCCCACAAGCAGATGAGGGTGAGCATCCATGGGTGCTCTGAGTGTGGTGGAGCTCTTGCCATCACACCGATGGCACGCTGGGCAGAGATGTCTGCCTGGTCACAATGCTCTCACAGAGCAGTCCAGATGCTCAGGTTTCTAGGTGTTTCCTAGCAGTCAACATGGGCTAACCTTTTATAGTCTGCATGGTCTTGGTTCAAATACAGATACAAATAAGAGCCTGATGTATGCTTCCCTATGGCTGAGGACATCCCCCTTTCCATGCCCATCTAGTTTAGCGAGTAGTTACAGGTATTTAATACCCTGTGTTGATTTCTGCCTTGCCTTCCTCTCTGCCCAGTGCAGCTCACACacgtgtcctgctgctgctgggtggaacagcacaggcagaggggaggaggctggagctTGCTGGAACTCGCACACAATATTATTGCCTGGGAGACAAGAATTTACAAGAGGGAGATCAAAACACTGTTTAACTGTGAGGGTTAAAATGCCGTTCTCTGGTGTTGCAGGTTGTGTTGACAAACCCTAGTGAAGTGGCTAAAGTTCGGATGCAGACTCAGAGGAACCCACACACTTCCAACACACATCAGCCCATTTCCAAGCCAAAGTACCAAGGGTCTCTGCACTGTCTGAAGGTTATCATCAAGGAGGAAGGTTTTGGGGGTCTCTTCAAGGGCTGTTCTGCATTACTCTGCAGGGATTGCTCTGCTTCTGCAATATATTTCCTTTCCTATTCTGCGCTGTGCGACTGGCTTACCCCAGATGGGAGAAATAAACCAGGTGGGTATTGGAAAGTGTCTGGCATTACCTGCTAAAATAGCTTATTTAGCCCCACACTAAGAGGGAAACCAGGTTCTGGGCAAACATCACCCAGTACCTATAAAACTTCACCCAGATGCTCATGAGGGGTTGGTTGCTCtgtttgtggtggttttggcCCCAggcccagtgccagcagcctgcATGGAGGAGAGCTTCACTGgccccaccttgtccccacgcagctcctcctcctgcagagggGTTTTTACCACACACTCTGGTGCCTCGAATGTGGATATGAAATCCTGTTAATGTGAAAACAGGATACCTAGAAATTAAACATGGACAAAGCTCCTGGGAGCCATCATGGAGCTCAGACATGGGTCAGTCCAGAGCTTGAATATGAAGTCCAGGTGAGGAAGGTAAAGACACTTCGGATTCTTTGTTGTGATTTGGCTCCGAAAAGCAAGTGTCCACTTTGAGAAAAGATTGAATAGGTAAGATTCAGCAAAAGAGCATTTCCCTGAGAATTATAAAAATTAGATCCATGTGAAGAGGGTGTGAGTGCTCTCAGGCTGTACCACATCTAGTTCACATGGTGTTCAAAGTGTCACGTGTGCAGAAATTCTCTGAGATCACTAGAGGCACAAAACTGCAAGAGCTGCACAAAATAACTCTCAAAAACCATGAAAGTTAGCAAAGTTTATTGTCAAATCTGAGATGGCTGTAGCTGAAAGAGACACAAGTGAACTGCCCTTCTCCCTTCACTGTCTCCTGCAGGTTTCCTCGTTGTGCTGCTTTCTGGTGGTTTTGCTGGAGTCGTGGCTTGGGGGTTGGCTACTCCCATGGATGTCATCAAATCACGCATGCAAATAGATGAATCAGACCAGCACAAGTACAAAGGCCTGGTCCACTGTGTGAGGGAAAGTGTCAGAAAGGAGGGGGCAAAAGTGCTTTTCAAAGGACTGGGTTTAAACTGCATTCGTGCCTTTCCTGTGAACATGGTAGTCTTTGTAACATATGAAGGTGTACTGAGATTTACAGATCattatataaacaaaaaatagcTTGTTCCACTCTGTCCaaagtgtattttatttatttatttattttggtagGACAACTTCCACAAACAACTGTTGAATTGATGGACAGCATAAGAAGTATGGACATTTCAGAGCAAAGCTGATGATTGATGGCTTTGTTTTATTCTTACAGGATTACAAACTCATCAGGAGCCTTGGCTTCATGtaaaacctcctttttttttctcattaaggTATTTAGACTGTAGCTGCTCCTTAGGCCCTTCAAACATTTGAGAATTTTTATGTTCTAGTAAGTTGTTTGTCTGATCAAGAGTTTTGATaaatcaagtaattttttttttctactggcACAGAAAACGATCCTCACAACCAAAGGAAGAGCTGGGGGAAGTTTTTGTGTAAGATTTAACACTCTCCAGCGTGTGCTCTTTACATGCACTCCATTCACGGAGTGACTCACATACATACTTTTGCTTCAGGCTGCAACTTCCCAGCAGTAATTTCCCCGAAGCACTCTCCAATGATATCCCCTTGGCTGCAGCCGAGGCGGGAATGTCCTCTCCTTTCCCCGCTGCTCTTTAACAGTGGCAGGCACGGCCTGTTCACAGAACAGCGCGGACGGGGTGAGGTTCCCGGCAGACCGGGGCTTTTCCCCCAGCGCCGCACAGCATCAGCCGGGGAGCAGCGGCTCCGCCAGCTCGGCACCGCCGCGGAGCCGGTCTGTCCTCCCGCAGCGTGGGCACGGATGGGGGCAAAGCCTCCTCGCTCTCAGAAGGAAAGCCTGCCGTAAAAATCTGTGCCCTGGCGGGGTTAGCCAAGTTAGAGGGGAGTTGCAAAATTGTAGAGATTAGATATAATCGAGATTTCCAGCTTTTAAAAGTGCATACTCTTCTCCCTTTAAATGATGCAGCCAAATGGATTTTGCCAAAGGTGcgttttgaaataatttcagactTTTCTACTACTTCTTTCTCATCTTCCTACTactatttttcattactttttcctactttttttttcatgaataaGTCAGTTGAAAAACAATGCCCATGCTAttgcttcagaaggaaaatcccTAAGCCCGGAACTGTCAGTTTGCTCATCCTGCCTCAGGGGCCACATAGATGCTTCTGGTTTAATCCCTGGATGATGACACTTGAAGCATTCTGGATCCAACCTCTCAGATTCTGTATTCTGaatactgtattttgaaaaaagcaGTTCTGATATTTAGGATCCTTCTGGTCAGCAGCCACTGTCACCAGTTGATGCCACGGTTTTACTACACTGACTGCAGTTTTGCAGCAGACAGGACTTGTCAGCTGCCTTGGACATACAGAAAGAACTACAAGTTTAAAGAATTCAGGTGCTCCTAGACAAGAATAAAGGGAACCTCTTCTACCCCAGACAGAGACCACTAAAAAGCTCCACAACTCATCCTGAAATCTAAGCCTTCCACTGGCCTTTTAAACATGTTCACTGCCCTGCTGTCATATCAAACAAGCACCTAAATTCTTTCAAGGGTCtacccagctcctgcagctgatcCAAGAGCAGAGTGAAGAAGCCAGCCTGGTGCACACTATGTCACCTTAAGGGGAGCGAAAtgaaaaaacacaacactgaaCTCGTTTCTCTCCAAAATGGTTATGGCCTCAGCAACCTACCACCCTTGTGACAGCTTTGGGCATCAGCACCGAACTTCCTTTAGTCAGAAAGTCCTTAAACCAGGAGATTTAATTACGTCCTTGAGGTTTGGAATCCCTCTTAAGAGTCTACTACCGTCACCTCTTTTTAAATGGGCAGTGATTTATCTGCTCTGTCTGGATGTTTGGAATCGTACTCCTTTATGCTATGTTATTCTCAGCCAACCTTGTTCTCAGGCATTACATTCTCTGAACAGAGACAGTGAAAGAATGCTTGCAGAACAGACTAAACAACCATTTATTGTTAGGCAGCACTGATACCATCCATGGTCAGCCCAAGGTTTGAATAGCTCATCTTTCCCAGTATGCTCATGCACTCAGATAACTGAAAAAATGTCTCCTCTTGTGGGTGTAAGTGAAATACAGCTGATTCCAAGGGAGAGGAACTACAGAGGAATTGTAAATATGAGTGGGAATAACTGCAGAAGCCAGGACAAGGGGCTGATAACTCTCAGCCTGGGGGTAATTCAGCACCACAAATAAGCAAGCTTTCATGTGGTCTGAACAAATGCTACATGAGAGGCAAATTCTGTCTCCAGGCAGCTTATTTCAGGAAGGTAATGGCTTTGCAATCCATCCTGTTCAGAATGCTTTCCTGGGAAAAACATCTACTGAGCTTGTGGGTGACAACTTGAGGAAGAACTCACAGCTGATACAAACAGCAGCAGGTACAGGAACTGACTGTGTGAGTACTGTAAACACAGGCACATAAATTTGAACCATTTTTTGTTTACTGACAGGATACGTATCATGTACTTCATTACACACACCCCAAGCTGGGTGTTCTGCTTCTGGTTTTCAGCACACgactgctttattttctgatttgtaTTATCTTGACCTTTAGCTACTCTAATgatcacagaaatatttactttgatAAATTACCTAGCTGAAGGCCAGCCAACAGAAAGAAGGTACCACATTTGCTGCGCTGATACTGGGTTTCCTTTGCTATTAGGGACTGCAGCTTGTTGTACAAATCATTTCTTTCAGCAACAAAGTTGGTGGCCTTGAGAAGATAACCTCTTAGAAGTCACACTCAGGATCAGGGACCATGTTGCTGGACAGTTCCTGTTTGCTCTGACCATGCTCATGAATATCCAGGTAGGTTTCAGCATTCCTCTTGGTGATTGTGGAAATGCTGTGGGAAGCTATCCAGAATCTGTGCTTCTGCAAAGAAATTGTGAGCACCGTGTTTCCACTTAAGCACCAGTTTTACACCAAACCTACTGAGGTGTCACTGTAAACAGGTCTTGTTGGCCTTcccccatcccagagctggctgctgtgcacagggacATGCAATATCCAGTCTGGCTTGTGACCAGGCCATCTCTGACAACTGACCCTTGCTAGCTCAGTCGGGAGCAGCCTGAACTCTACCTGGAAGGGGTTTCTAAGGCACCCCATCTCAGTACTACAAAACAAGGATCAGCTACATCAGATGACAAATCAACACCTAAAAAGA from Sylvia atricapilla isolate bSylAtr1 chromosome 6, bSylAtr1.pri, whole genome shotgun sequence includes the following:
- the SLC25A47 gene encoding solute carrier family 25 member 47, giving the protein MDFIAGAIGGGLSTAVGYPLDTVKVRIQTENHYRGFWHCVQETYRTEKVRGFYKGVTASVLAVSVVSSVSFGTYKNALGALCKLRYGAADAQPSKLDVSLAGATAGAARVVLTNPSEVAKVRMQTQRNPHTSNTHQPISKPKYQGSLHCLKVIIKEEGFGGLFKGCSALLCRDCSASAIYFLSYSALCDWLTPDGRNKPGFLVVLLSGGFAGVVAWGLATPMDVIKSRMQIDESDQHKYKGLVHCVRESVRKEGAKVLFKGLGLNCIRAFPVNMVVFVTYEGVLRFTDHYINKK